A window of Microcystis aeruginosa FD4 contains these coding sequences:
- a CDS encoding efflux RND transporter periplasmic adaptor subunit has translation MGSTPIILSALVILTFSASCSPQTETQPLPPAARTTTVNVTTVKPATSGGNLDYTGTTRPLKVVSLRSQAPGQLLNLVVDVGDEVQLGQILARVDDRLLATVVREEKAALSSLEAELARARIEVSNAEIEVQRLQLQYQQAKNDAERLQKLALEGAIPLQQGETAQTAAAVALKAVNSGRSRIKVEEQVVAGIIGRIAAQTSVIAQEQQRQAYAILKSPATGIVIEKLKEPGDLVSIGDEVLKIGDFKQVKVVVLLSELDLKTINLGQKVNVSLDAFGDRNFSGRITRIFPLSQGTARRIPVEITLPNGDGLIKGGLLARVRFNKNSAPQVIVPETAIVSQGESAAIFVLSESNSQVEKRPVRLGQALDGQVEIIAGLEPGERFVVNSSKPLQNGEKVRISVLSNP, from the coding sequence ATGGGATCGACTCCGATTATCCTTTCCGCTCTGGTTATCTTAACCTTCAGTGCCAGTTGTTCTCCCCAGACCGAAACCCAACCACTGCCACCGGCGGCCCGTACTACCACCGTCAACGTCACCACGGTTAAACCAGCAACCAGCGGAGGCAATCTCGATTACACGGGAACTACCCGACCTTTGAAAGTCGTTTCTCTGCGATCGCAAGCCCCTGGGCAGTTACTCAATCTCGTCGTTGATGTGGGAGATGAGGTGCAATTAGGGCAAATCCTCGCTCGTGTTGATGATCGTCTCCTTGCCACCGTTGTCCGAGAAGAAAAGGCTGCCCTATCGTCTCTAGAAGCGGAATTAGCTCGGGCGAGAATTGAAGTCAGTAACGCTGAAATTGAAGTGCAGCGCCTACAACTACAATACCAACAGGCCAAAAATGATGCCGAGCGCCTGCAAAAATTAGCCCTAGAAGGAGCGATTCCCCTGCAACAGGGCGAAACAGCCCAAACTGCGGCGGCAGTAGCTTTAAAAGCCGTTAATAGCGGGCGATCAAGAATTAAAGTCGAGGAGCAGGTAGTGGCGGGAATTATCGGCAGAATTGCTGCCCAAACATCGGTCATCGCTCAGGAACAACAACGTCAGGCCTACGCTATTCTTAAATCACCGGCGACGGGGATAGTTATCGAAAAACTGAAAGAGCCGGGGGATTTAGTCAGTATCGGCGATGAAGTCCTCAAAATTGGTGATTTTAAACAGGTCAAGGTAGTAGTATTATTATCGGAATTGGATTTAAAAACGATTAATTTAGGACAAAAGGTTAATGTCAGCCTTGATGCTTTTGGTGATAGAAATTTTTCCGGTCGCATCACCAGGATTTTTCCCCTCAGCCAAGGCACGGCCCGGCGGATTCCCGTGGAGATTACTCTACCCAATGGGGATGGTTTAATTAAAGGGGGATTATTGGCCCGGGTACGGTTTAATAAAAATTCTGCCCCTCAGGTGATTGTTCCCGAAACAGCAATTGTCAGTCAAGGGGAATCCGCGGCAATTTTCGTCCTTTCCGAGTCTAACTCGCAAGTGGAAAAACGTCCCGTTCGTCTCGGTCAAGCGCTTGACGGTCAAGTAGAAATTATCGCTGGACTCGAACCAGGGGAGCGTTTCGTCGTCAATAGTAGTAAACCTTTGCAAAATGGTGAAAAAGTCCGCATCAGTGTACTTAGTAATCCTTGA
- the trpS gene encoding tryptophan--tRNA ligase — translation MGKQRILSGVQPTGNLHLGNYLGAIRNWVEGQKDYDNFFCVVDLHAITVPHNPATLAEDTLAIAALYLACGIDLEYATIFVQSHVKAHTELTWLLNCITPLNWLTDMIQFKEKAIKQGENVGTGLLDYPVLMAADILLYDADKVPVGEDQKQHLELTRDIAVRINHLFGQPKQPILKLPDPMIRKEGARVMSLTDGRNKMSKSDPSEMSRINILDTPDVIAKKIKRCKTDLVKGLTFDDPERPECHNLLTLYSILSGKSKEVVGGECADLGWGQFKPMLTEVTIESLKPIQEKYAQIREDKDYLATVLRQGRLKAAAVANQTLDRVKNAMGYLPPF, via the coding sequence ATGGGTAAACAAAGAATCTTATCTGGTGTGCAACCAACCGGCAATTTACATTTAGGCAATTATCTCGGTGCGATCCGCAATTGGGTGGAGGGACAAAAAGACTACGATAATTTCTTTTGTGTGGTCGATTTACACGCGATCACCGTTCCCCATAATCCCGCAACTCTTGCGGAGGATACTTTAGCAATTGCCGCCTTATATTTAGCCTGCGGAATTGATTTAGAATATGCGACTATCTTTGTCCAATCCCACGTTAAAGCTCATACGGAATTAACTTGGTTATTGAATTGTATCACCCCTTTAAATTGGTTAACCGATATGATTCAATTTAAAGAAAAAGCGATTAAACAGGGGGAAAACGTTGGCACAGGTTTACTCGATTATCCCGTGCTGATGGCTGCCGATATCCTACTCTACGATGCCGATAAAGTACCCGTGGGAGAAGATCAAAAACAACATTTAGAATTAACCCGCGATATAGCTGTTAGAATTAATCATCTTTTTGGGCAACCAAAACAACCAATTTTAAAACTTCCCGATCCGATGATCCGCAAAGAAGGAGCGCGGGTGATGAGTTTAACCGATGGCCGGAATAAAATGTCTAAATCTGATCCTTCCGAGATGAGTCGGATTAATATTCTCGATACTCCCGATGTCATTGCCAAGAAAATTAAACGCTGTAAAACCGATCTAGTTAAGGGTTTAACTTTCGATGATCCAGAACGTCCCGAATGCCATAATTTACTCACTCTCTATAGCATTTTATCGGGAAAAAGTAAAGAGGTGGTCGGGGGAGAATGCGCCGATTTAGGTTGGGGACAATTTAAACCGATGTTAACAGAAGTCACCATAGAATCTCTGAAACCTATTCAGGAAAAATACGCCCAAATTAGAGAGGATAAAGATTATTTAGCCACAGTTTTGCGGCAAGGTCGTCTCAAAGCAGCAGCGGTAGCCAATCAAACTCTCGATCGAGTCAAAAATGCCATGGGTTATTTACCACCATTTTAG
- a CDS encoding dolichyl-phosphate-mannose--protein mannosyltransferase, producing MNSQVKFNLSILGIFVFSLGIRFWNLSQFNTLVFDEVYYAKYGNEYLIGKDFFQSHPPLSQYLIAISIWIGSHFPADPETINNLTGSLRSTFSYRWLNAFTGSFIPLIIGGIAYQLTQRKPVFLTTTFIASLDGLFLVESRYALNNIYLILFGLSGQLFFLLALQKNSKLNWLLLSGVSFGLAANIKWNGLGFLLGIFIFIGIAWLIKLLNQEQSKDHLWTKATNLRLEDIFIALIVFPLVTYSLLWIPHLLVNHQYNFWQVHQEIWSFHQRIKGNQSDVHPYCSPWYSWLVMGRPVAYYFKSVGDKIYDVHAMGNPLLWWFSTGAILVVFSRLFNRKERVISAYLICNYIANLLPWLKISRCTFLYHYMAAYTFTWIALAWLLADGLESSSPIYKNCSRSLIILIIFAFIHWLPIYLGIPLSVRDYYLRMIFPNWI from the coding sequence ATGAATTCTCAAGTAAAATTTAACCTATCTATCCTAGGGATATTTGTATTTTCCCTAGGAATAAGATTTTGGAATCTCAGTCAGTTTAATACTCTTGTTTTCGATGAAGTTTATTATGCTAAATACGGCAATGAATATCTAATCGGTAAAGATTTTTTCCAGTCTCATCCACCGTTAAGTCAATATTTAATTGCGATTAGTATCTGGATTGGTTCCCATTTTCCTGCCGATCCTGAAACAATTAATAATTTAACAGGTTCCCTGCGCTCAACTTTTAGTTATCGCTGGTTAAATGCTTTCACTGGTTCTTTTATTCCCCTAATTATTGGGGGAATTGCTTATCAATTAACCCAGAGAAAACCTGTATTTTTAACCACAACTTTTATCGCTAGTTTAGACGGATTATTTCTAGTTGAATCCCGTTACGCTCTCAATAATATTTACTTAATTTTATTCGGTTTGTCTGGACAATTATTTTTTTTATTAGCACTCCAGAAAAATTCAAAACTCAATTGGTTATTATTATCGGGAGTTTCTTTCGGTTTAGCGGCAAATATTAAATGGAATGGCTTAGGATTTTTACTGGGAATATTTATTTTTATCGGTATTGCTTGGTTAATAAAATTATTGAATCAAGAGCAGTCAAAAGATCATCTTTGGACAAAGGCAACTAACCTGAGATTAGAGGACATTTTTATCGCTTTAATTGTCTTTCCCCTAGTTACCTATAGTTTGCTCTGGATACCTCATCTTCTCGTCAACCATCAATATAATTTTTGGCAAGTACATCAAGAAATTTGGTCATTTCATCAGAGAATAAAGGGTAATCAATCTGATGTTCATCCCTATTGTTCTCCCTGGTATAGTTGGTTAGTAATGGGGCGACCTGTGGCTTATTATTTTAAGAGCGTAGGTGATAAAATTTATGATGTTCACGCGATGGGAAATCCGTTGTTATGGTGGTTTTCTACGGGAGCGATTCTAGTGGTTTTTAGTCGATTATTTAACCGAAAAGAGCGAGTGATTTCCGCCTATCTTATCTGTAACTATATTGCTAATCTGCTGCCCTGGTTAAAAATTAGTCGCTGTACCTTTCTCTATCATTATATGGCTGCTTATACCTTCACTTGGATTGCCCTAGCTTGGCTCTTAGCCGATGGTTTAGAAAGTTCCAGTCCTATTTATAAAAATTGCTCGCGCTCCCTCATAATTTTGATAATTTTTGCTTTTATCCATTGGCTACCAATTTATTTAGGCATTCCCCTGTCAGTGCGGGATTATTATCTGAGAATGATTTTTCCCAATTGGATTTAG
- a CDS encoding Uma2 family endonuclease translates to MMTTIRLQGLEDFELKANDPEQRMLISGVNWQQYETLLKHLEDSSSYRITYLDGMVEIMAPSRRHEVSKKNIGRLVEVYLEYAEIDFWGLGSTTLRKQEKEAGKEPDECFCLFTEKEFPDLAIEIILTSGSLKVLEVYKRLGTQEVWFWQDNQLKIYSLQENGEYILIPKSALLPDLNLELLAEYVNHPNPRLAVKEFRSQLPENSQL, encoded by the coding sequence ATGATGACTACGATTCGGTTACAAGGATTAGAAGATTTCGAGTTAAAAGCTAATGATCCTGAACAAAGAATGTTAATTTCTGGGGTTAATTGGCAACAGTACGAAACCCTCTTAAAACATTTAGAAGATAGTTCGAGTTATCGCATCACTTACTTAGATGGAATGGTAGAAATTATGGCTCCTAGTCGTCGTCATGAAGTTAGCAAAAAAAATATCGGTAGATTGGTAGAAGTTTATTTAGAATATGCTGAAATTGATTTCTGGGGATTAGGTTCCACCACTTTGCGAAAACAGGAAAAAGAAGCGGGAAAAGAACCAGATGAATGTTTTTGTTTATTCACAGAAAAAGAGTTTCCTGATTTGGCGATCGAAATAATTTTAACCAGTGGCAGCCTGAAAGTTTTAGAAGTTTATAAAAGATTGGGAACTCAAGAGGTTTGGTTTTGGCAAGATAATCAGTTAAAAATCTATTCTTTGCAAGAGAATGGCGAATATATTTTAATCCCTAAAAGTGCTTTATTACCAGATTTAAATTTAGAATTATTAGCCGAATATGTCAACCATCCTAATCCCCGTCTTGCTGTCAAAGAATTTCGCTCGCAGTTGCCAGAAAATTCCCAGTTATAA
- a CDS encoding DNA phosphorothioation-associated putative methyltransferase, whose protein sequence is MAENFAVIVQLCQVSPIGKLLPGALYVHREALQQLDTILQNYEQKGRINQHLSEATIIKFSTDKPKISYLFYPDFDREPHPVLTKSLVVDMGTLILSEWNYQNADNPPILHRKETFVTRDYPLYQEFEHLTKIESALGLLNSSYPIGTKQEWQRLLRKHNLDFAGDYLVCNLAGQKEKSIIIDRHKAALVRKTLSRPARLALAAGLFLPETTFFDYGCGYGGDIERIAEQGYQSEGWDPYYRPDSPLIESDIVNLGYVINVIESAGERQEALLKAWQLTRQVLIVSAQILIDDSERGLMAYEDGIITRRNTFQKYYQQEELKQYIDSSLGVDSIPITLGIYLVFREEEKAENFRLSRCRSRTNTPKIKTHLKRFEDYEDLLTPLMEFYTQQGRLPVAGELLQEEEIKAEFGTFRRAFQVILQVTEAEEWEIIADKRRADLLLYLALSQFSQCPKVRELSPATRADFKALFGSYRNACALAEEVLISAGNLPAIARTCENSSLGKLSRYSLTIHISILEKLPMLLRLYEGCASQTIGRLENANVIRLSFRQPKISYLYYPNFDTEIHPILATSMDVYLGSADFSFRDYRDSPNPPILHEKELLVTADYPNYDKLLQLTKLEKDWGLLEDRKAIERLQGWQKCLEEHCATIKGYQILWRKDADPYKVKILRAKIQTRRNQNKSC, encoded by the coding sequence ATGGCTGAGAATTTCGCCGTAATCGTGCAACTGTGTCAAGTTAGTCCCATCGGTAAACTATTACCGGGGGCGCTTTATGTTCATCGAGAAGCATTACAGCAACTGGATACTATCCTCCAGAATTACGAACAAAAAGGAAGAATTAATCAGCATTTATCTGAGGCAACAATAATTAAATTTAGCACTGATAAACCGAAAATATCCTATCTTTTTTATCCCGATTTTGATCGGGAACCTCACCCAGTTTTAACTAAAAGTTTAGTGGTAGATATGGGGACATTAATCTTAAGTGAATGGAATTATCAAAATGCTGATAATCCGCCCATTTTACACCGAAAAGAAACTTTTGTTACTAGGGACTATCCCCTTTATCAAGAATTCGAGCATCTCACAAAAATCGAGAGTGCTTTAGGACTTTTAAACAGTTCTTATCCCATCGGTACTAAACAGGAATGGCAACGGCTTTTAAGAAAGCATAACCTAGATTTTGCAGGAGATTATTTAGTTTGTAATTTAGCGGGACAAAAGGAAAAATCGATAATAATTGATCGCCACAAAGCCGCTCTTGTTCGCAAAACCCTTTCTCGTCCGGCAAGATTAGCATTAGCGGCGGGATTATTTCTTCCTGAAACCACTTTTTTTGATTACGGTTGTGGTTATGGAGGTGATATAGAACGCATAGCCGAACAGGGTTATCAAAGTGAAGGTTGGGATCCTTATTATCGTCCCGATAGTCCTTTAATTGAATCTGATATTGTTAATTTGGGCTATGTAATTAATGTTATTGAATCCGCCGGAGAACGGCAAGAAGCTTTATTAAAAGCTTGGCAACTAACCCGTCAAGTTTTAATCGTTTCAGCACAGATTCTAATTGATGATAGTGAACGGGGTTTAATGGCCTATGAAGATGGAATTATAACCCGTCGCAATACTTTTCAAAAATACTATCAACAGGAAGAACTAAAACAGTATATTGATAGCAGTTTAGGGGTTGATTCTATTCCAATAACTTTGGGAATTTATCTAGTTTTTCGAGAGGAAGAAAAAGCCGAAAACTTTCGTTTGTCGAGATGTCGTTCCCGCACTAACACTCCTAAAATTAAAACCCATCTCAAACGCTTTGAAGATTACGAAGATTTATTAACTCCCCTGATGGAATTTTACACCCAGCAGGGACGTTTACCCGTTGCGGGAGAATTATTACAAGAGGAAGAAATTAAGGCAGAATTTGGCACTTTTAGACGCGCTTTTCAAGTGATTCTACAAGTAACAGAAGCGGAAGAATGGGAGATAATTGCCGATAAAAGACGTGCCGATCTTTTACTTTATTTAGCTTTAAGTCAATTTAGCCAATGTCCGAAAGTACGGGAATTATCTCCCGCTACCCGTGCCGATTTTAAAGCTTTATTTGGCAGTTATCGCAATGCTTGCGCTTTAGCAGAAGAAGTGTTAATAAGTGCGGGAAATCTGCCAGCGATCGCTCGTACTTGTGAAAATAGTTCTTTAGGCAAACTTTCCCGTTATTCCCTAACTATTCATATTAGCATTCTGGAAAAATTACCGATGTTATTACGCTTATATGAAGGTTGTGCTAGTCAAACTATCGGACGGTTAGAAAATGCTAATGTTATTCGTTTATCCTTTCGTCAACCCAAAATTTCCTATCTCTATTACCCCAATTTTGATACAGAAATCCATCCGATTTTAGCTACTAGCATGGATGTATATTTAGGTTCGGCTGATTTTAGTTTTCGCGATTATCGGGATAGTCCTAATCCGCCAATTCTACACGAAAAAGAGCTTTTAGTAACGGCTGATTATCCTAACTATGATAAATTGCTTCAGTTAACTAAATTAGAAAAGGATTGGGGATTGTTAGAAGATAGAAAAGCGATCGAACGTTTACAGGGTTGGCAAAAATGTTTAGAGGAGCATTGTGCTACAATCAAAGGCTATCAGATCCTGTGGCGAAAAGATGCTGATCCCTATAAAGTTAAGATTTTACGCGCTAAAATTCAGACCAGAAGAAATCAAAATAAGTCTTGCTGA
- a CDS encoding photosystem II S4 domain protein, producing the protein MLPREELLKGVENREEIAKVIDKAEQALKTWEVTVTDFLSPAVLAEVERVFQRLTDVSMQKWGGYPQAERQRLGIARVDLPLAVTDIPLSALDIAGNFLFDTANHRDFLGAMLGTGIVREKVGDIIVLGERGAQAIVVPELVDFLSANLRQVRSVPVKTSPIPLTELKVRPPQKKEINTVEASLRLDAIASAGFGISRSKMAEAISAGDVRVNWKDISQSSYNVKTGDLISFRGKGRLEVGEVTVTKKERYRVHLTRFI; encoded by the coding sequence TACTAAAGGGTGTCGAGAACCGCGAGGAGATAGCGAAAGTTATTGATAAAGCTGAACAAGCGCTCAAGACTTGGGAAGTGACGGTGACAGACTTTCTTTCTCCCGCAGTTTTAGCGGAAGTAGAACGGGTTTTTCAGCGTTTAACCGATGTGTCAATGCAAAAATGGGGCGGTTATCCCCAAGCAGAAAGACAGCGCCTCGGTATTGCTAGAGTTGATTTACCTTTGGCAGTAACAGATATTCCCCTATCTGCCCTTGATATTGCCGGTAATTTTCTTTTTGATACCGCTAACCACCGCGATTTTTTAGGGGCGATGTTAGGGACGGGTATCGTTCGGGAAAAAGTCGGCGATATAATCGTTTTAGGTGAGCGAGGAGCGCAGGCGATTGTAGTGCCTGAATTGGTAGATTTTTTGTCTGCTAATTTGCGACAAGTGCGTTCGGTTCCCGTGAAAACTAGCCCGATTCCTTTGACGGAATTAAAAGTTAGACCACCGCAAAAAAAAGAAATTAATACTGTGGAAGCTTCCTTACGTTTAGATGCGATCGCCTCGGCGGGTTTTGGCATTTCTCGCAGTAAAATGGCCGAAGCAATTAGCGCCGGGGATGTGCGAGTTAACTGGAAAGATATCAGTCAATCTAGTTATAACGTTAAAACCGGTGATTTGATTTCTTTTCGGGGAAAAGGTCGTCTAGAAGTGGGAGAGGTTACTGTGACAAAAAAAGAGCGCTATCGGGTTCATTTAACTAGATTTATTTAG